GGGTGATGGCGAAAAGCCCGTCGAGCATTTGCCCGACCGAGAGCTCGCTGACCGGCTTGCCCCGCATCGGCTCGCCCACGGCACGCAAGGCGGTGGCAAATTCGTCGACCGAGTGATGGCTCGGCACATATTGCGCCTCGAAATGGATTTCGGCGACGCGGCGGTAATTGCCAGTCGTCAGGCCATAGAGGATTTCGGCGAGCCATTGCCGCGCCCGGCGGTCGATCCGGCCCATGATCCCGAAATCGATCGCCACGATCGTGCCGTCGGCCTGAACGAACAGATTGCCCTGATGCATGTCGGCATGGAAATAGCCCGCCGAAATCGCCTGATTGAGGAAAGCCAGCACCAGCCGCCTGGCGAGGTCGGGCAAGTCGTGGCCCGCGGCGATCAGCGCCTCGGTGTTCGAGATCTTGATGCCGTCGACCCACTCGATCGTCATCACCCGGCCATTGGTCCGGTCCCAGTCGATCTGCGGGATGCGGTATTTCTGCGTCCCGACCATGTGTTCCGCGAGTTCCGAGGCGCTCGCCGCCTCGCGCCTCAGATCGAGCTCGCGATTGGTCCAGCGTTTCAGATTGGCGATGACGAGTTGCGGGCGCAGGCGGCGTGCCTCGTCGCTGCCGAGCGCTTCGAGATGGGCGGCGGCCCATTCGTAGGTTCTGATGTCGCGCGCGAAGCGTTCGCGGATTCCGGGCCGCAGGACCTTGATCGCGACATCGCGCCCGTCGGTCGTCACGCCCCGATGGACCTGGGCGATCGAGGCCGCGCCGACCGCCACCGGGTCGATCTCGGCAAACAGGGTCTCGAGCGGCGCCTCGTACGCCGCTTCCATGCTCGCACGGATTTCTTCGAACGGCACCGGCGGCAGATCGTCCTGCAAGGTAAGCAGGTTGCGCGCCGCCTCCTCGCCGACCAGGTCGGGCCGGGTCGCCAGCGTCTGGCCGAGCTTGATCGCCGCCGGGCCGATCGCGCGGAAGGCGCCGGCATAGTCCGGCTCGCGAGACTTGAACGTGCCGATGCTGAAAATGCCGATCAGCCGCTTGACCGGCAGCGGCGTGTTCGGATCGTTCTGAATGCCGCGCAGGGCGCCATGGCGCGCGGCGATGCGCGCCCATTTTCCGAGCCGCCAGATATGCGTGAGCGGGCGTGGCACCGCTAAATCTTCCACCCCGAATGGATGGCGACGAGCCCGCCCATGATCGGCTCGACCCGGGTCTGCGAGAAACCGGCGTCGCGGATCA
The genomic region above belongs to Qipengyuania spongiae and contains:
- the ubiB gene encoding 2-polyprenylphenol 6-hydroxylase; the encoded protein is MPRPLTHIWRLGKWARIAARHGALRGIQNDPNTPLPVKRLIGIFSIGTFKSREPDYAGAFRAIGPAAIKLGQTLATRPDLVGEEAARNLLTLQDDLPPVPFEEIRASMEAAYEAPLETLFAEIDPVAVGAASIAQVHRGVTTDGRDVAIKVLRPGIRERFARDIRTYEWAAAHLEALGSDEARRLRPQLVIANLKRWTNRELDLRREAASASELAEHMVGTQKYRIPQIDWDRTNGRVMTIEWVDGIKISNTEALIAAGHDLPDLARRLVLAFLNQAISAGYFHADMHQGNLFVQADGTIVAIDFGIMGRIDRRARQWLAEILYGLTTGNYRRVAEIHFEAQYVPSHHSVDEFATALRAVGEPMRGKPVSELSVGQMLDGLFAITRDFDMQTQPHLLLLQKTMVMVEGIATQLYPQINMWDVSAPFVREWIRDELGPEAALANRLREDTETLLRIPALVRRLEEHYPPRGGAPEPPPLPDIELMWERRARQERDRNWLGYVAAALVGGGAMWLAAMQGWIG